The following proteins are co-located in the Phragmites australis chromosome 10, lpPhrAust1.1, whole genome shotgun sequence genome:
- the LOC133883182 gene encoding WRKY transcription factor 22-like: MEGDLGWCCSSSSNNWDLHAVVRFACGGSGRVAPPTHSDGSSWLPTPQKYELIDGDASQTLRVDPDVDDLCQAFFAATKPETPQPSSPRNDVLPQLPLVDEPPGKPKNSGPTRSKRKSKKRQVNKEVTRVPVGAPAPDLWAWRKYGQKPIKGSPYPRGYYRCSTDKDCKARKQVERCRNDPATLIITYTGDHSHPIPLHRNSLAGTTRNKPQPPSSYPAEEPPQRLDRPSASDTNTKPQGSPSASAGLSPITPLRSPSVEYEDEEDVDSAAVRLLLEHVEMTAADGSLLFLNPDEPGPGQGDGDGSQEVMLFPKTDEPAPGVGNGGDCKDTMMFPKPDELPPTTGSSSRTDGGAEPARS, encoded by the exons ATGGAGGGCGATCTGGGGtggtgctgcagcagcagcagcaacaactgGGACCTGCACGCCGTGGTGCGCTTCGCATGCGGCGGCAGTGGCCGCGTCGCCCCGCCGACACACTCAGACGGCTCCTCCTGGCTCCCCACGCCGCAGAAGTACGAGCTCATCGACGGCGACGCGTCGCAGACGCTTCGGGTCGACCCAGACGTCGACGACCTCTGCCAGGCCTTCTTCGCGGCGACAAAGCCTGAGACGCCGCAGCCATCGTCGCCAAGAAACGATGTGTTGCCCCAGCTGCCGCTAGTCGACGAGCCGCCGGGCAAGCCGAAGAATTCCGGGCCGACTCGATCCAAGAGAAA GAGCAAGAAGAGACAGGTGAACAAGGAGGTGACGCGGGTGCCGGTGGGCGCGCCGGCGCCAGACCTGTGGGCTTGGCGCAAGTATGGGCAGAAGCCGATCAAGGGGTCCCCCTACCCGCGCGGCTACTACCGGTGCAGCACCGACAAGGATTGCAAGGCGCGGAAGCAGGTGGAGCGCTGCCGCAACGACCCGGCCACCCTCATAATCACCTACACCGGCGACCACAGCCACCCCATCCCGCTCCACCGCAACTCCCTCGCCGGCACCACGCGCAACAAGCCGCAGCCGCCGTCATCCTACCCCGCTGAGGAACCTCCACAGCGGCTGGATCGACCGTCCGCGTCGGACACCAACACCAAACCGCAGGGCTCGCCGTCCGCATCTGCCGGGCTGTCGCCCATCACTCCGCTGCGTTCTCCGTCTGTGGAatacgaggacgaggaggacgtCGACTCCGCAGCCGTCAGGCTGCTGCTCGAGCACGTGGAGATGACGGCCGCGGACGGCTCGCTGCTGTTCCTCAATCCCGATGAACCCGGTCCCGGTCAGGGCGATGGCGACGGCAGCCAGGAGGTCATGCTATTCCCTAAGACCGATGAGCCCGCTCCGGGTGTGGGCAACGGCGGCGACTGCAAGGACACCATGATGTTCCCGAAGCCCGATGAGCTCCCACCCACGacgggcagcagcagcagaacgGACGGTGGCGCCGAGCCAGCCCGGTCATGA